CACCGTGGACATCACTGGACCGCGCTTGGTCTGGCCTTCTGCGCCATCGCCTCCGTCGGCTCCGCGCAGGCCCAGGGCATCTGGGACGATCCGGCCTTCGCCCTCTATCGTCAGGCCGTCGAAGCCATGGACAAGAAGGACTACGCCCGGGTCACCACGCTGACCGGGCAGGCCATCGCCCAGCAGCCGACCCACGTGCTCGCCTACTATCTGCGGGGTCAGGCCGCCATGTTCCAGTCGCGCTGGGACGATGCGGTCGTCGCGTTCGGCAAGGTCGTCGAGCTGTACCCCGCCTCGTTCGCGGGGCATCGCGACCTCGGCGGCGCCTACGAGCAGCTCGACCGCGTGGACGACTCCGCGAGGGAGTACGAAGCCGCCCTCGCCCTGCGCGACCAGGAGGACCTGCGCGTCCGTCTGGCCTTCATGCTCCTGAAGGCCAATCAATCGGCGCGCGCGCTGCCGCAGCTGCAGGCGCTGGCCGACAAGGACACCAAGGCGCCGGAGGTCTGGTCGGCGCTCGCCCGCGTGGCCTACGAGAAGAACGATCTGCCCGCGGCCGAGAAGAACTTCAGCCGGGCCGCCGCCCTGCGCGACGAGGGACGCACCTGGTACAACCTCGGCGTGGTGCGCACGCGCCTGAACGATCTGCCCGGCGCGCTGCAGGCCTTCGAGAAGGCGGCGCAGCACACCGACACCCGCGAGCCCGCGCAGAAGGAGATCGCGAAGGTGCGCGAGGCGATGAAGCAGCCGACCACCGGCACGCCGCCCGAGCGCGCCATGCCCGGCAGCGTGCCGGGACAGCCGGTGCCGGCTCGCCGCTAGCCGACTGGCCACCGCCGTGCGCACGGTCGTCTTCTGGACGCACCTGCTGGTGGGGGTGACCGCCGGCGCGGTGATCCTCTTCATGTCGGTGACGGGCGTGCTCCTCGCCTTCGAGCCGCAGATCACCGAGTGGCTCGAGCGCGACCGGCGGCTGGTCACGCCGCCGCCGGGGGCGCCGAGGCTGCCGGTGGAGACGCTGCTGGCGCGCGCGCGCGAGGCGCGGCCGGATCAGCGGCCGGCC
This is a stretch of genomic DNA from Candidatus Methylomirabilota bacterium. It encodes these proteins:
- a CDS encoding tetratricopeptide repeat protein gives rise to the protein MGHPAGTLRAAQPLSTPPRPRAHRGHHWTALGLAFCAIASVGSAQAQGIWDDPAFALYRQAVEAMDKKDYARVTTLTGQAIAQQPTHVLAYYLRGQAAMFQSRWDDAVVAFGKVVELYPASFAGHRDLGGAYEQLDRVDDSAREYEAALALRDQEDLRVRLAFMLLKANQSARALPQLQALADKDTKAPEVWSALARVAYEKNDLPAAEKNFSRAAALRDEGRTWYNLGVVRTRLNDLPGALQAFEKAAQHTDTREPAQKEIAKVREAMKQPTTGTPPERAMPGSVPGQPVPARR